The Brachionichthys hirsutus isolate HB-005 unplaced genomic scaffold, CSIRO-AGI_Bhir_v1 contig_492, whole genome shotgun sequence genomic interval AAGGCAAACCTGGTCCAAGAGGTCCCCCTGGGCCACCAGGCCTTCAAGGAAAACCTGGACTGGGCAAGCCAGGTCTCAATGGGCAGCCAGGCCTTCAGGGTCCTTCTGGTTTTCCAGGAATTGGTAAGCCTGGACTTCCAGGTCTCCCAGGAAAGATTGGGCCAAAGGGGATACCAGGGTTTAATGGTGAAGTTGGCCCACGTGGTGAACCAGGTCCCAGAGGGCCTCCAGGGCAACCTGGTCTCCCTGGCCCAGCTGGATTGTCTCTGAATGGAAAACCTGGCCTTCCAGGCGTCAGAGGCCCTCCTGGAACTCGGGGTGAACCTGGAATAAAGGGTGGTGCCGGTCTACCAGGTGATCGTGGGTTTAAGGGTGAGAATGGGAATGGTAAACCAGGGCCTACAGGTATTCGGGGTCCTCCAGGGCTAAAAGGCAGTCCAGGAGCACCCGGTCTTCCAGGTATTGGCAAACCAGGACTAAAAGGTTTGCCTGGACTGCATGGTTTTAAAGGTGACCAAGGACTCACCGGAGATTTAGGTGAACCAGGAGAGCCTGGGCCTCCAGGCCTACAAGGTCTGCCAGGACCTGTTGGGATAGGGAAACCTGGGCAAGATGGATTTCCAGGAATCCAAGGCCAACTAGGGCCGAAAGGTGAAGCAGGGTCACGGGGTTCTCCTGGATTTCCTGGGACCCCTGGCTTTGGAAAACCTGGATTGAGTGGGCCAAAAGGAGAAAGGGGCAATGGTGGATTACCTGGCCATCCAGGTTACAAAGGCGATCAAGGAATGGTGGGTCCAATTGGGGAACAAGGCCTTGATGGACAAGCTGGACCTCCAGGACTTCAAGGGCCAATGGGGCTCCCAGGAAAACATGGGATGCCAGGACAGAAGGGAGAGTTGGGACCCCAGGGCCCTCCAGGACTGCCTGGCATCAGAGGTGACCAAGGTCCAAGTGGACCTTTTGGAAAACCTGGTATTTCCGGAGAAAAAGGCATGCCGGGACCCAACGGTTCTATTGGAAAACCTGGACCAAAAGGTGAGGCAGGGCATATTGGCCTACCAGGGAATTCTGGGCCAACAGGTCCTTCAGGGCCTAAAGGTGAGACAGGATTTATAGGGAATCCAGGCTCCAGGGGGCAGTCAGGCATTCCTGGTCTTCAGGGTCCCATGGGTCCCATGGGGCCACAAGGTGCCCCTGGCACAAAGGGTGAGCCTGGACTTACAGGACCTCCAGGACTGGGTAAGTTGGGAGAGAAAGGAGCGATAGGCCCCCAAGGTCCACCTGGAAAAACAGGCTCTGCTGGACTTAATGGTAACCCCGGGGCCCCTGGGCTTCCAGGGCCCCCTGGTCCTCCAGGAAATGGCCAGACTGTTGTTGCTGGCCAAGCAGATTTGCAGTTGGAAGGGGATGAAGTACCAGGGGACAGAAAGGGACCGGCATACAGTCAAGGTCCACTGTCTGCTTCAGTAGCACCAGCCTTCACAGCCATTCTCACCAcaccttttcctccctctgccaTGCCAATCAAATTTGACAGGACCCTATACAATGGGCAAAATGCCTACAGCTCTGCTACCGGTATGTTCACTGCTCCTTTATCTGGTGTCTACTACTTTGCATATCACATGCACGTGAAGGGAACTAGCTTGTGGGTGGCACTGTACAAGAACAATGTACCAGCCACTTACACCTACGATGAATACAAGAAAGGCTACATGGACCAGGCATCCGGGAGTGCTGTCCTAGAGCTAAAGGAAGGCGATCAAGTATGGGTCCAAATGCCCTCGGATCAGGCAAATGGCCTCTATTCTACCGAATACATCCACTCCTCCTTCTCAGGATTCCTGCTCTGTCCCACATAACGCTGTATTTTTATTCCAACGTGTTCTTGTATTGGCACCTCAGAGCATCCCTAAACCTAAAATATTTGCAGCCATAATAGAAACAGCTAACCCATAGCGTTCTCAATATTACAGCCATCAACTTCATCCATCTCACCATCAACATCGTcagctgaaaaaacaaaaagacacacacacaaaaaaaactttgtgaATGAAATATGGAACGTTTCTGAAGGCAGGTGAAGATATTTCATGCTGGGCTCTTTATTTCAATGTCCttcaaatgtgtattttgagTTGTATTTTATGTTGGTGTTTTTGCTtctattattttaattgtaatatTGTCATCATTTTATTGTTACTTGTTCCATTTCATCTTTgctgtcattgttgttgtttactggaTTCAGACTATTAAGTGCCTTACTTTGTAAAGTGCTCGTAACAGGCTTTCCCATGTGACTGCACGTCCTGCCTTCATGCTATGACATCATAGGAATTACATCACCAGGCCCCGTGGGGTGACTGGTTCCCCTGGCTGCAGTCACATTTATCTCATGTTCTTATTTAATCCGTTAATGGCAATACCAATATAAAGAGTGACAAAACAACATAGAACATAGACAAacaatagaaaaacaaagaatttgGTGCTAAAATGATAGTactttttacatgtttttgtttgataagTTTGGTACTCCAAACAGTTACTATGTTGAAAGAAAATCATTCATAGGATAAAAACTGTCTATTTCTTTCAAGCgagatacagtatatatattttgatggTTATTTGGTGCAAGCCTCATGTAATGCAGTTCTAGAATAAATATGTTCTCCCAGCGGTTACTCCATTTTTAAATAGACAGAGAAAATTACTTTTCTATCTTTCAGGATGATACTAATTGCCAATGTTTACATGCCATAGAATAGATATTATGAACAGCTGGAAAATGGACAATTATGACACAACCATAGCAAAATCAATGGCCCATTTCCttgtattgatttgattttccCTATTTGCAATG includes:
- the LOC137914103 gene encoding collagen alpha-2(VIII) chain-like, which encodes MLSAPVCVLLMLGTQALAGGYPPMTHMKYMQPMMKGPIGPPFREGKGHYVDMPPMMEVKGEPGPQGKPGPRGPPGPPGLQGKPGLGKPGLNGQPGLQGPSGFPGIGKPGLPGLPGKIGPKGIPGFNGEVGPRGEPGPRGPPGQPGLPGPAGLSLNGKPGLPGVRGPPGTRGEPGIKGGAGLPGDRGFKGENGNGKPGPTGIRGPPGLKGSPGAPGLPGIGKPGLKGLPGLHGFKGDQGLTGDLGEPGEPGPPGLQGLPGPVGIGKPGQDGFPGIQGQLGPKGEAGSRGSPGFPGTPGFGKPGLSGPKGERGNGGLPGHPGYKGDQGMVGPIGEQGLDGQAGPPGLQGPMGLPGKHGMPGQKGELGPQGPPGLPGIRGDQGPSGPFGKPGISGEKGMPGPNGSIGKPGPKGEAGHIGLPGNSGPTGPSGPKGETGFIGNPGSRGQSGIPGLQGPMGPMGPQGAPGTKGEPGLTGPPGLGKLGEKGAIGPQGPPGKTGSAGLNGNPGAPGLPGPPGPPGNGQTVVAGQADLQLEGDEVPGDRKGPAYSQGPLSASVAPAFTAILTTPFPPSAMPIKFDRTLYNGQNAYSSATGMFTAPLSGVYYFAYHMHVKGTSLWVALYKNNVPATYTYDEYKKGYMDQASGSAVLELKEGDQVWVQMPSDQANGLYSTEYIHSSFSGFLLCPT